A genome region from Sphingobacteriaceae bacterium GW460-11-11-14-LB5 includes the following:
- a CDS encoding FAD-binding oxidoreductase, which yields MNFTKINPEILAEIKAAVGAEKVFTDADSLENYSHDETEDLRYQPEVVVKPTTPEEVSALLKICNAHHVPVTPRGGGTGLSGAALPIYGGISLSMEKFKAILDIDTENLQATVEPGVITEEFINAVAEKGLLYPVDPSSKGSCFIGGNVAHGSGGPRVVKYGTIREYILNLEVVLPNGDIIWTGANTLKYASGYNLTQLMIGSEGTLAVVTKIVTKLLPKPSQSVLMMGSFSTNEDACAAVSAIFRAGVTPSALEFMERKGVEWVIKFDDIKFDLKDDVAALLMIEFDGDDLDDIFKNCEKTNIVLEEHNCTEVLFADTAAQKEELWRMRRTMAESVKSNSVYKEEDTVVPRAALPKLVNGIKEIGAKYGFESVCYGHAGDGNLHVNIIKAGMSDEDWKNKLKFGIAEIFELTTALGGTLSGEHGIGLVQKEFMPIKYSEIHLNLMRGIKNIFDPKGILNPGKIMPD from the coding sequence ATGAATTTTACAAAGATAAATCCTGAAATTTTAGCAGAAATTAAAGCTGCTGTTGGAGCAGAGAAAGTTTTTACTGATGCTGATAGTTTAGAAAATTACAGTCATGATGAAACCGAGGATTTGCGTTATCAGCCAGAGGTTGTCGTAAAGCCAACAACACCCGAAGAGGTTTCTGCTTTATTGAAAATCTGTAATGCACACCATGTACCGGTTACGCCACGTGGAGGTGGAACAGGTTTGAGCGGTGCAGCTTTGCCGATTTATGGCGGTATTTCTTTATCGATGGAGAAATTTAAGGCCATTCTTGATATTGATACCGAAAACCTGCAGGCTACAGTTGAGCCGGGCGTAATTACCGAGGAATTTATCAATGCGGTAGCCGAAAAAGGACTTCTCTATCCCGTTGATCCAAGCAGTAAAGGATCTTGCTTTATCGGTGGCAATGTAGCCCATGGTTCTGGTGGACCGAGGGTAGTAAAATATGGAACCATACGCGAGTATATTTTAAACCTTGAAGTGGTTCTGCCTAATGGCGACATTATATGGACAGGTGCCAATACTTTAAAATATGCATCGGGTTATAACTTAACGCAGTTAATGATCGGATCAGAAGGTACACTGGCTGTGGTGACTAAAATCGTGACCAAATTACTGCCAAAACCGAGCCAGTCTGTTTTAATGATGGGCTCTTTTAGCACTAATGAAGATGCATGCGCAGCTGTTTCTGCAATTTTTAGGGCAGGGGTAACCCCATCGGCATTGGAGTTTATGGAGCGGAAAGGAGTGGAGTGGGTAATTAAATTCGATGATATTAAGTTCGATTTAAAAGATGATGTTGCTGCGTTGTTGATGATTGAGTTTGATGGAGATGATTTGGACGATATTTTTAAAAACTGCGAGAAAACCAATATTGTTTTAGAAGAGCACAACTGTACGGAAGTGTTATTTGCTGATACTGCTGCTCAAAAAGAAGAATTGTGGCGCATGCGCAGAACCATGGCCGAATCGGTTAAATCAAACTCGGTGTATAAAGAGGAAGATACCGTTGTGCCGCGGGCAGCTTTACCTAAACTCGTTAATGGAATTAAAGAAATTGGTGCCAAATATGGTTTTGAAAGTGTTTGCTACGGTCACGCAGGTGATGGAAACTTACACGTAAATATTATAAAAGCCGGCATGAGTGATGAGGACTGGAAAAATAAACTTAAGTTCGGTATTGCTGAAATATTCGAATTAACCACTGCTTTGGGTGGAACATTATCGGGCGAACATGGAATCGGTCTGGTGCAAAAGGAGTTTATGCCAATTAAATATTCTGAAATCCACCTGAATTTAATGAGGGGCATTAAAAATATTTTCGATCCTAAGGGGATATTAAATCCAGGGAAGATTATGCCTGATTAA
- a CDS encoding dihydroneopterin aldolase: MSHFKQTVALKDVKCFALHGYYPEEQLIGNHFVVDLETEFTPQGFDDELGQTVNYEDLNAIIIGEMKHTQKLLETVLKNIILKVIELYPFVETVQVSMKKLNPPMPGQIGHSFVKLTYTSAN, translated from the coding sequence ATGAGCCATTTCAAACAAACCGTAGCGTTAAAAGATGTAAAATGCTTTGCCTTACATGGGTATTATCCGGAAGAGCAACTTATTGGAAATCATTTTGTTGTCGATCTTGAAACAGAATTTACACCGCAAGGTTTTGATGATGAACTGGGGCAGACTGTTAATTATGAAGATTTGAACGCTATCATTATCGGAGAAATGAAGCATACACAGAAGCTTTTAGAAACCGTTTTGAAGAATATCATTTTGAAAGTAATTGAATTGTACCCTTTTGTTGAAACTGTACAGGTGAGTATGAAGAAATTAAATCCACCAATGCCGGGCCAGATCGGACATTCTTTTGTTAAACTTACTTATACATCAGCCAATTAA
- a CDS encoding acyl-CoA dehydrogenase, whose product MSKSAKKDLYEAPDYYLLDELLTDEHKLIRATARDWVKKEVSPIIEDYAQKAEFPKHLIKGLADIGAFGPTIPVEYGGAGLDYTAYGILMQEIERGDSGIRSTASVQGSLVMYPIYAYGSEEQRKKYLPKLASGEMMGCFGLTEPDHGSNPGGMVTNIKDAGSHYILNGAKMWISNAPFADIAVVWAKDESGKIRGLIVERGMEGFSTPETHHKWSLRASATGELVFDNVKVPKENIFPEISGLKGPLGCLNQARYGIAWGALGAAMDCYDTALRYSKERVQFGKPIGGFQLQQKKLAEMVTEITKGQLLVWRLGVLKSENRASAEQISMAKRNSVEIALDIARNARQMLGGMGITGEYSIMRHMMNLESVVTYEGTHDIHLLITGMDVTGLNAFK is encoded by the coding sequence ATGAGCAAATCAGCAAAAAAGGACCTGTACGAGGCACCAGACTATTATTTATTAGACGAATTGTTAACCGATGAGCACAAATTAATCCGTGCCACGGCCAGAGATTGGGTAAAAAAAGAAGTAAGTCCGATTATTGAAGATTATGCGCAAAAAGCAGAATTTCCAAAACATTTAATAAAAGGTTTGGCCGATATTGGTGCCTTTGGCCCTACTATTCCGGTTGAATATGGTGGTGCAGGGCTAGATTATACAGCTTATGGCATTTTAATGCAGGAAATAGAACGGGGTGATTCTGGAATCCGTTCTACTGCATCTGTTCAGGGTTCATTGGTAATGTATCCAATTTATGCATATGGTTCTGAAGAACAACGTAAAAAATATCTCCCTAAACTAGCCAGTGGCGAAATGATGGGTTGTTTCGGATTAACAGAACCAGATCATGGTTCCAATCCGGGTGGCATGGTAACCAATATTAAAGATGCTGGTAGCCATTACATTTTAAACGGCGCAAAAATGTGGATCAGTAATGCTCCATTTGCCGATATTGCAGTGGTTTGGGCAAAAGACGAATCTGGAAAAATAAGGGGATTGATCGTAGAGCGGGGAATGGAAGGTTTTTCAACACCAGAAACACATCATAAATGGAGTTTACGAGCATCTGCTACAGGTGAGCTGGTTTTTGACAATGTCAAAGTACCCAAAGAAAATATTTTCCCTGAAATCAGTGGATTAAAAGGCCCCTTAGGCTGCTTAAATCAGGCCCGTTATGGTATTGCCTGGGGTGCACTGGGCGCAGCAATGGACTGTTATGATACCGCTTTACGTTATTCGAAAGAGCGTGTTCAGTTTGGGAAACCGATTGGCGGTTTTCAGTTACAACAAAAGAAATTGGCCGAAATGGTGACTGAAATTACCAAAGGTCAGCTATTGGTTTGGCGCTTGGGTGTATTGAAAAGTGAAAACAGGGCCTCAGCAGAGCAAATATCGATGGCGAAGAGAAACAGTGTGGAAATTGCACTCGATATTGCACGTAATGCCCGCCAAATGCTTGGTGGAATGGGCATTACAGGCGAATACTCTATTATGCGCCACATGATGAACCTGGAATCGGTTGTTACCTACGAAGGAACACATGACATACATTTACTCATTACCGGAATGGATGTAACCGGATTAAATGCATTTAAATAA
- a CDS encoding ATPase, with product MDFKKYTYIPAPPEEVYLALTKETSIKLWTGAEVEFEEAPETEFSFWDGDITGKNIEFVYGKQIVQQWYFGEENEPSIVTIKLHEDKKGTSLEFKQTNIPDEDYKDFTEGIQEYFLGGLVDFFDE from the coding sequence ATGGACTTTAAAAAATACACCTACATACCTGCCCCACCAGAAGAAGTTTATTTAGCACTTACCAAAGAAACCAGCATAAAGTTATGGACTGGCGCCGAAGTTGAATTTGAAGAAGCACCTGAAACTGAATTCTCTTTCTGGGACGGGGACATTACGGGCAAAAATATTGAGTTTGTTTACGGTAAACAGATTGTACAGCAATGGTATTTTGGAGAAGAAAACGAACCTTCTATTGTAACCATCAAACTTCATGAAGATAAAAAAGGAACTTCGTTAGAGTTTAAACAAACCAACATTCCCGATGAAGACTACAAAGATTTTACTGAAGGAATCCAGGAATATTTCCTTGGAGGATTGGTAGATTTCTTTGACGAATAA
- a CDS encoding diaminopimelate decarboxylase: MFADKDISKFNNIETPFYYYDTDLLQKTLRTCADAAAPYQFHIHYALKANFNSVLLNQIKEIGFGADCVSAGEVRRAVEVGFDHKKIVFAGVGKSDKEINEALDLDIFCFNVESIQELEVLNELAGKKGKTAQVAIRINPNVDAHTHHNITTGLDENKFGINSWDLPECADTLKASPNLKFIGIHFHIGSQITNLDVYKNLCVRVNEFAAWFEDKGFNLQVLNVGGGLGIDYHNPDHQIPDFKSYFKIFSEFLTVKPGQEVHFELGRALVGQSASLITRVLYIKNGKKKNFVVLDAGMTELMRPALYQAYHKIENLSRKSEVGSPESTALKYDIVGPICESTDCFGKEVEQPESFRGDIFAIRSAGAYGEVMASKYNLRDAIRSVYSSEI, encoded by the coding sequence ATGTTCGCCGATAAAGATATATCAAAGTTTAACAATATTGAAACGCCTTTTTACTACTACGATACCGATCTGTTGCAAAAAACCTTGCGCACTTGTGCAGATGCAGCGGCTCCATATCAATTTCATATCCATTATGCACTAAAAGCGAATTTCAATAGTGTGCTGTTAAACCAAATCAAAGAAATTGGTTTTGGTGCAGACTGTGTGAGTGCGGGTGAGGTAAGAAGAGCAGTTGAAGTGGGCTTTGACCATAAAAAAATTGTATTTGCCGGAGTGGGTAAATCTGATAAGGAAATTAATGAGGCCTTAGATCTGGATATTTTCTGTTTTAACGTAGAATCTATTCAGGAGTTAGAAGTTTTAAATGAACTTGCCGGTAAAAAGGGTAAAACTGCTCAGGTGGCTATCCGTATCAATCCTAATGTTGATGCACATACACACCATAACATTACCACTGGTTTGGATGAAAATAAATTCGGGATTAATTCATGGGATTTGCCTGAATGTGCCGATACCTTAAAAGCTTCACCAAATCTTAAATTTATCGGAATCCACTTTCATATTGGTTCACAAATTACCAATCTGGATGTTTATAAAAATCTTTGCGTTCGTGTTAACGAGTTTGCAGCATGGTTTGAAGATAAAGGATTTAACCTTCAGGTATTAAACGTTGGCGGTGGTTTAGGTATCGATTATCATAATCCTGATCACCAGATTCCGGATTTCAAATCTTACTTTAAAATTTTTAGTGAGTTTTTGACGGTTAAACCTGGCCAGGAAGTGCATTTTGAATTGGGACGAGCTTTAGTTGGCCAATCGGCATCGTTAATTACCAGAGTACTCTACATTAAAAACGGAAAGAAGAAAAACTTTGTGGTTTTAGATGCAGGTATGACAGAATTAATGCGTCCGGCATTGTATCAGGCTTATCACAAAATCGAAAATTTAAGTCGGAAGTCTGAAGTCGGAAGTCCGGAGTCTACTGCTCTAAAATATGATATTGTAGGACCGATTTGCGAAAGTACCGATTGTTTTGGCAAAGAGGTAGAGCAACCAGAATCTTTTAGGGGCGATATTTTTGCCATCCGTAGTGCAGGTGCTTATGGAGAAGTAATGGCTTCAAAATATAACTTAAGAGACGCGATAAGATCAGTTTATAGTTCGGAGATATAG
- a CDS encoding aspartate kinase — protein MKILKFGGTSVGSPERMTKLLDIINPNEEQIVVLSAVSGTTNSLVEIANYFLAGDKKKGSECVENLYQKYKTFVVELLPAAEFQEQGNEVIDYHFGFLAGLANDIFTSIEEKVVLAQGELLSTTLYHIYLKSIGVPSVLLPALDFMKTDEDNEPDIPFTTKHLTPLLEQHKDNKLFITQGYICRNSFGEVDNLRRGGSDYTASLLGAAILAEEVQIWTDIDGMHNNDPRIVKGTKPIAQLSFDEAAELAYFGAKILHPQSVFPAQKYKIPVRLLNTMEPSAAGTLITHDSERGKIKSIAAKDGITAIRIQSSRMLLAYGFLRRVFEVFERYKTPIDMITTSEVAVSLTIDETAHLPQIIEELESFGTVEVDTNHSIVCVVGDFGSEKHGFASRVLEGLKHIPIRMISYGGSNYNVSLLILSEYKTEALRSLHNRLFE, from the coding sequence ATGAAAATATTAAAATTTGGGGGTACCTCTGTAGGTAGTCCTGAGCGCATGACGAAGTTGTTGGATATCATTAATCCAAATGAAGAGCAGATTGTAGTTTTATCAGCCGTGTCTGGTACTACAAATAGTTTAGTAGAAATTGCAAATTATTTTTTAGCTGGAGATAAGAAGAAGGGAAGCGAGTGCGTCGAAAATCTATATCAAAAATATAAAACTTTTGTTGTTGAGTTATTGCCTGCAGCCGAATTCCAGGAGCAGGGAAATGAAGTAATCGATTATCACTTCGGTTTCTTAGCCGGATTGGCAAATGATATTTTCACTTCAATTGAAGAGAAAGTAGTGTTGGCTCAGGGCGAATTATTGTCTACAACATTATATCATATCTATTTGAAGTCGATCGGTGTACCATCGGTATTATTACCTGCTTTAGATTTTATGAAAACGGATGAAGATAACGAACCTGATATTCCTTTTACCACAAAGCACTTAACACCTTTGTTGGAGCAACATAAAGACAATAAATTATTCATCACACAAGGATACATCTGCCGCAATAGTTTTGGTGAAGTAGATAACCTGCGTCGTGGCGGAAGTGATTATACTGCCTCTTTATTGGGTGCGGCAATCCTGGCTGAAGAAGTTCAAATCTGGACGGATATCGACGGCATGCACAACAACGATCCGCGTATTGTTAAGGGAACCAAGCCAATTGCGCAATTATCTTTTGATGAAGCAGCCGAGCTGGCCTATTTTGGTGCGAAAATTTTACACCCTCAATCCGTTTTTCCTGCACAGAAATATAAAATTCCGGTGCGTCTGTTAAACACCATGGAACCTTCTGCAGCGGGTACTTTGATTACCCATGATAGCGAAAGAGGTAAAATTAAATCAATAGCTGCTAAAGATGGCATTACAGCGATCCGCATTCAATCGAGTCGTATGTTGCTGGCTTATGGTTTCTTACGTAGGGTTTTTGAGGTTTTTGAGCGTTACAAAACACCGATCGATATGATTACCACTTCTGAGGTGGCCGTATCGTTAACCATCGACGAGACAGCCCATTTACCACAAATTATCGAAGAACTGGAAAGTTTCGGAACAGTAGAAGTAGATACCAACCACAGTATTGTATGTGTGGTGGGCGATTTCGGTTCGGAGAAACATGGTTTTGCCAGCAGGGTTTTGGAAGGTTTAAAACACATTCCGATCCGTATGATTTCTTACGGAGGTAGCAACTATAACGTTTCGCTGTTAATATTAAGCGAATATAAAACGGAGGCTTTAAGAAGTCTGCACAATAGATTATTCGAATAA
- a CDS encoding phosphoglucomutase — protein sequence MQAIDQSTQATINQWLSGNYDENTKAEIQALVDKDATTELTDAFYRSLEFGTGGLRGIMGAGSNRINKYTIGTATQGLANYLNNKYPNEKIKVAIAHDSRNNSDYFAKITADVFSANGIHVYFFSALRPTPELSFAVRHFGCKSGVMLTASHNPKEYNGYKAYGADGGQFTSPDDKLVIDEVNKIKNIDEVKFDRVEANIELIGEEVDKLYLDGITALSISPEAIKRQHDLKIVYSPIHGTGITLVPKALAQFGFTNVTLVEEQSTPDGNFPTVVYPNPEEKDALTLAMNKAKEIDADLVLATDPDADRVGIAVKDNNGEWVLLNGNQTGCLLINYLLSAWEANGKLDGNQFIVKTIVTSNLIEEIAKKKDVTYYNTLTGFKYIGQLMTELEGKKYFIGGGEESYGYLIGDLVRDKDAVVSAAFISEMTAYYKDKGASLYNALLDMYVEYGLYKEDLVSLTKKGKSGAEEIKAMMVKFRENPPATLGGSKVSVLKDYELSQETDLTTGKVSKLDYPTSDVLQFITEDGSIVSARPSGTEPKIKFYCSVNAPLADRKDFESVNAQLGDKIKAVMADLQA from the coding sequence ATGCAGGCAATTGACCAATCAACGCAAGCCACAATTAATCAGTGGTTAAGTGGAAATTACGATGAAAATACCAAGGCAGAAATTCAGGCCCTTGTAGATAAAGATGCAACTACCGAATTAACAGATGCATTTTACAGAAGTTTAGAATTTGGAACAGGTGGTTTACGTGGTATTATGGGTGCCGGCTCTAACCGGATTAATAAATACACCATTGGAACGGCAACACAGGGATTAGCCAATTATTTAAACAACAAATACCCTAATGAAAAAATCAAGGTGGCCATTGCACACGATAGCCGCAACAATTCCGATTATTTCGCTAAAATTACAGCTGATGTTTTCTCCGCAAACGGCATCCACGTTTATTTCTTCTCCGCATTAAGACCAACCCCTGAACTTTCTTTCGCAGTGCGCCATTTTGGTTGCAAAAGCGGCGTGATGCTTACAGCGTCACATAACCCTAAAGAATATAATGGTTATAAGGCGTATGGTGCTGATGGTGGCCAGTTTACTTCTCCTGATGATAAGTTAGTGATTGATGAAGTAAATAAGATTAAAAATATTGATGAAGTTAAATTCGACCGTGTTGAGGCCAATATCGAGTTGATTGGCGAAGAGGTTGATAAACTTTATTTAGACGGCATTACCGCACTTTCAATCTCACCAGAAGCGATTAAAAGACAACACGATTTAAAAATTGTATACTCGCCTATCCACGGGACTGGGATTACCCTGGTTCCTAAAGCCCTGGCACAATTTGGTTTTACCAATGTAACTTTAGTTGAAGAGCAAAGTACACCAGACGGAAATTTCCCAACAGTGGTATATCCTAACCCTGAGGAAAAAGATGCTTTGACTTTAGCAATGAATAAAGCAAAGGAAATTGATGCTGATTTAGTTTTGGCTACTGATCCTGATGCTGACCGTGTAGGTATTGCCGTAAAAGATAATAATGGCGAATGGGTATTGCTTAACGGAAACCAAACCGGATGTTTATTAATTAACTATCTTTTATCAGCCTGGGAAGCTAACGGAAAACTGGATGGCAATCAGTTTATTGTGAAAACCATTGTAACTTCTAATTTGATTGAAGAAATCGCTAAGAAAAAAGATGTTACTTATTACAATACCTTAACAGGGTTTAAATACATCGGTCAGTTAATGACGGAGTTAGAAGGCAAAAAATACTTTATCGGTGGTGGTGAAGAAAGTTATGGTTACCTGATCGGTGATTTGGTTCGCGATAAAGATGCTGTAGTTTCTGCAGCCTTCATTTCTGAAATGACCGCTTATTACAAAGATAAAGGTGCAAGTTTATACAATGCTTTACTGGATATGTATGTTGAGTATGGATTGTACAAAGAAGATTTAGTTTCGCTGACCAAAAAAGGTAAATCTGGTGCTGAAGAAATTAAAGCCATGATGGTTAAATTCAGGGAAAACCCTCCTGCCACATTAGGCGGTTCTAAAGTTTCGGTACTGAAAGATTACGAATTAAGTCAGGAAACAGATTTAACAACCGGAAAAGTAAGCAAACTGGATTATCCAACTTCTGATGTTTTACAGTTTATTACGGAGGATGGCAGTATTGTTTCAGCCCGTCCGAGTGGAACAGAGCCAAAAATTAAATTCTATTGCAGCGTAAATGCACCATTAGCTGATCGGAAAGATTTTGAATCGGTTAACGCGCAACTTGGCGATAAAATCAAAGCGGTGATGGCTGATTTGCAGGCTTAA
- a CDS encoding cytochrome-c peroxidase produces the protein MYACSKNEEEVTPEEKKITFSIPANFPAPAYNFEDNKLSNAGFALGKKLFYDARLSADKSVSCGSCHQQFAAFTQLDHKVSHGVNNCQGKRNTPPLFNLAWQKAFFWDGGVKNIETSPLNAITDACEMGTDIETIIAFLKNTAPYPDLFKQAFGSTAINSQLILKSITQFTAVLVSGNSKYDKVIRKENGTAFTSAELAGYNLFKEKCTSCHAEPFFTDFSYRSNGLDLVSTDEGRSHITGVASDFGKFRVPTLRNIEYTSPYMHDGRFYSLDEVLEHYNSGVKASTNLDAQLKSGIPLNTTEKEQIKAFLKTLTDNEFIKNTLYSES, from the coding sequence ATGTATGCCTGTAGCAAGAATGAAGAAGAAGTAACTCCGGAAGAAAAGAAAATTACCTTTTCAATTCCTGCCAACTTCCCTGCTCCGGCATATAATTTCGAAGACAATAAATTAAGCAATGCGGGTTTTGCGCTTGGTAAAAAATTATTTTACGATGCCCGATTGTCGGCTGATAAAAGTGTTTCCTGCGGAAGTTGCCATCAGCAATTTGCGGCATTTACACAACTCGACCATAAGGTAAGCCATGGTGTAAACAACTGTCAGGGAAAGCGTAATACCCCTCCGCTTTTTAACCTGGCCTGGCAAAAAGCATTCTTCTGGGATGGTGGTGTAAAAAACATCGAAACCTCACCATTAAATGCCATTACCGACGCCTGCGAAATGGGAACGGATATTGAAACCATCATTGCATTTCTGAAAAATACAGCACCATATCCTGATTTATTTAAACAGGCATTTGGTTCAACAGCAATTAATTCGCAGTTGATCTTAAAATCGATTACCCAATTTACGGCAGTATTGGTTTCGGGCAATTCGAAATACGATAAAGTAATACGTAAAGAGAATGGCACTGCTTTTACATCTGCAGAACTGGCTGGTTATAACCTGTTCAAAGAAAAATGCACCTCTTGTCATGCAGAGCCATTTTTTACCGATTTTTCTTATCGCAGTAATGGCTTGGATCTGGTAAGTACAGACGAAGGACGATCGCACATTACCGGCGTAGCTTCAGACTTTGGGAAATTCCGTGTACCTACTTTACGCAATATCGAATATACCAGTCCCTACATGCACGATGGTCGATTTTACAGCTTAGATGAGGTTTTAGAACATTACAATTCGGGGGTAAAAGCCTCAACCAATCTAGATGCGCAATTGAAAAGCGGAATTCCTTTAAACACCACAGAAAAAGAGCAGATTAAAGCCTTTTTAAAAACATTAACAGACAATGAATTTATCAAAAACACATTATACAGCGAGTCCTAA
- a CDS encoding SCO family protein, translating into MNKITAYLAGSILAVSIFTACKQERKLPFYGERHAETVRDAAGIEKIDTVYQTIPNWSFLNQDSVVTTNKATDGKVYVADFFFTSCTTICPTMHRNLATVFSEFKLNPDVMFVSHTIDFKYDKPSVLKKYAQKLGVDGSKWLFLYGSKDSVYTLAEKNYLVAVGEDSTAKDGYIHQGYLVLIDKDRHIRGAYDGTKEDQVEQLKKDIPVLLAEYNK; encoded by the coding sequence ATGAATAAAATTACTGCTTACCTTGCTGGTTCCATACTGGCTGTTTCTATATTTACCGCCTGCAAACAAGAAAGAAAGCTTCCATTTTATGGCGAACGCCATGCCGAAACGGTTAGAGATGCAGCAGGCATAGAGAAAATTGATACCGTTTATCAAACTATTCCGAACTGGTCTTTTTTAAATCAGGATAGTGTAGTAACAACAAACAAAGCAACTGATGGCAAAGTTTATGTAGCCGATTTTTTCTTTACTTCATGCACCACCATCTGCCCTACCATGCACCGAAACCTGGCAACGGTTTTCAGCGAATTTAAACTCAACCCCGACGTGATGTTTGTATCACACACCATCGATTTTAAATATGACAAACCCAGTGTTTTAAAAAAATATGCACAAAAACTTGGCGTAGATGGTTCGAAATGGCTATTTCTTTATGGCAGTAAAGACAGTGTTTATACTTTAGCCGAAAAAAACTATTTAGTGGCTGTTGGTGAAGATAGCACGGCAAAAGATGGCTATATTCATCAGGGTTACCTGGTTTTAATAGATAAAGACAGGCATATCCGCGGTGCTTACGATGGTACTAAAGAAGACCAGGTAGAACAATTGAAAAAAGATATTCCGGTTTTATTAGCGGAGTATAATAAATAG
- a CDS encoding copper oxidase — MRKYIINTTILLSLVAIIFSCQNQETIDLQNYMSNGKDIYKAKCQNCHGENGEGLGQLAPPLTDSVFLKVNKTRLACFIKNGANESLIIHGKEYKEKMPAFPELADIDVAQVMVYITNSFGNKQGFVPYSEVSEHLQNCK, encoded by the coding sequence ATGCGCAAGTACATCATCAATACTACCATTTTGCTATCCCTGGTTGCTATTATCTTTTCCTGCCAAAATCAGGAAACCATCGATCTGCAAAATTACATGTCGAATGGAAAAGATATTTACAAAGCCAAGTGCCAGAATTGCCATGGTGAAAATGGTGAAGGATTGGGACAGCTTGCACCACCCCTAACCGATTCTGTTTTTCTCAAAGTAAATAAAACACGTTTGGCCTGTTTCATCAAAAACGGAGCGAACGAATCGCTGATTATTCATGGAAAGGAATACAAAGAAAAAATGCCTGCCTTCCCCGAACTTGCCGATATTGATGTGGCGCAGGTAATGGTTTATATCACTAATTCGTTTGGCAATAAACAGGGCTTTGTGCCTTACTCGGAGGTGTCAGAACATTTGCAGAATTGTAAATAA
- a CDS encoding polyphosphate--nucleotide phosphotransferase: MKNEFKGLIVQGDKKFSLKNHKTDFTGGYHKEKAKDALVNSKIELNHLQEKLYASGKHSLLIIFQAMDAAGKDSAIEHVMSGLNPQGCQVYSFKVPTSEEYEHDFLWRHYKALPERGRIGIHNRSHYENVLVCKVHPEYILSENIPGFNDVKKINKSFWQQRYKSIKNFEEHLTANGTVILKFFLNVSKDEQKQRFLERIDDPAKNWKFSSGDIKERALWEKYMDAYQEAINETSTAESPWHIIPADKKWFARLAISEIIEDKLKSLDLKFPVLGEEEVLKLDETKSILLNE; encoded by the coding sequence ATGAAAAACGAATTTAAAGGATTAATTGTACAAGGGGATAAGAAATTTTCTTTAAAAAACCACAAGACGGATTTTACCGGAGGTTATCATAAAGAAAAAGCTAAAGATGCACTGGTGAACTCGAAAATAGAGCTAAACCACTTACAGGAGAAATTATATGCATCTGGAAAACATTCTTTGCTGATTATTTTTCAGGCGATGGATGCTGCCGGGAAAGATAGTGCCATTGAGCATGTAATGAGCGGACTGAATCCACAAGGATGCCAGGTGTATAGTTTTAAAGTGCCTACATCAGAAGAATATGAGCATGATTTTTTGTGGCGACATTATAAAGCTTTGCCAGAACGCGGCAGGATAGGTATTCATAACCGTTCGCATTATGAAAATGTGTTGGTTTGCAAGGTGCATCCCGAATACATTTTAAGTGAAAATATCCCGGGTTTTAATGACGTGAAAAAAATCAATAAAAGCTTTTGGCAGCAGCGTTATAAGAGCATTAAAAATTTTGAGGAACATTTAACGGCTAATGGAACGGTAATTTTAAAATTCTTTTTAAATGTAAGCAAGGATGAACAAAAACAACGCTTTTTAGAACGTATCGATGATCCTGCTAAAAACTGGAAATTCTCTTCGGGCGATATTAAAGAAAGGGCCTTGTGGGAAAAGTATATGGATGCTTATCAGGAAGCCATTAACGAAACCAGTACAGCAGAATCGCCCTGGCACATCATACCGGCTGATAAAAAATGGTTTGCACGGCTGGCAATTAGTGAAATTATTGAAGATAAACTTAAAAGCCTCGACCTGAAGTTTCCTGTTTTAGGTGAAGAGGAAGTACTTAAACTCGACGAAACTAAAAGTATTTTATTAAATGAATAA